The following nucleotide sequence is from Candidatus Melainabacteria bacterium RIFOXYA2_FULL_32_9.
TGTTGAAATTCAGGATTGTGTATTCTTATACTGCCGCCGCCAAGTTCATTGCCGTTATACACGATGTCATAAGCTTGTGCACGACATTTTAAAGGATCAGTTTCAAGACAAGTTATGTCCTCGGGATTTGGAGATGTGAACGGATGGTGAACTGCTGCGTATCTTTGTGATTCTTCGTCCCATTCAAACATTGGGAAGTCAACTACCCATAATAAATTATGTTTTGAGTCATCAATAAGATTAAGCTTGTTTCCAAAGTATAATCTTAGTCTGCCTAGTACATCAAATACTACATTAGGCTTATCTGCAACTAAAAATACTATATCTCCCGGATTAGCTTGAGCTCTTTGCTGAATTTGTCCAATTTCCTGTTCTGATAGGTATTTTAAAACAGGTGATTTGATTGTCCCATCAGGATAATATGTAATCCAGGCAAGACCCTTAGCTCCAAAAGAAACAACAAGATTTCTAATATCGTCCATCTCTTTTCTGCTGTAGCCTGAAATTCCTGGCGCACATAAAGCTCGTACAGTTCCACCAGCTTTAACCTGATCGGCAAAAGCGGTAAATGCACTATTTTCCATAATATCGCTAACATCGAATAGTTTTAAATCAAATCTTGTGTCAGGTCTGTCTGATCCATATGTTTCCATTGCTTCTTTATGAGTTATGCGAGGGAATGGGCAGGAAACATCAATTCCTGCTACTTTAAAAGCTCTAATAATAAGACCTTCTAAAAGATTTATTATATCTTCCTGGTCAATGAAGGACATTTCAATATCAACCTGTGTAAATTCGGGTTGCCTGTCAGCTCTTAAGTCTTCATCTCTAAAACAACGTGCAATTTGGTAATATCTTTCAATACCTCCAACCATTAGAAGTTGCTTAAATATTTGTGGGGATTGAGGTAAAGCATAAAACTTAGATGGATGTACACGACTTGGGACAAGATAATCTCTGGCTCCTTCAGGTGTGGTTTTTATTAAAATAGGGGTTTCTACTTCAATAAATTCATTTTTATTAAGATAATCCCTTATTTCTGATGTAATAAGGTGTCTTAGTATAAGCTTATCTTTTACTTTTGGTCGTCTAATATCAAGATATCTGTATTTTAAGCGGAGATCCTCATTAATTTCCTGCTCATCATTAATAATGAAAGGTGGTAATTTTGATTCATTCAGAATTTCTACTTTGTCAGGATAAATTTCTATTTCTCCGGTTAAAAGGTTAGGATTGTAAGTTTCTGCAGGTCTTGCTGTAACTGTACCTGTGGCTTGAATAACAAATTCATCTTTTAATTGTTCAAAAATCTTATGGACGTCAGGATTTTTGGTTGGGTCAGAAACAATCTGAACCATGCCACTTCTATCTCTAACCTCAACAAAGATAATACCACCAAGGTCTCTAACAGTTGAAACCCAGCCTGCAACACTGACTTTTTTACCTGTATCCTGCCCGGAAAGTCTGCCGCACCAGTTTGTTTTTAATTTTGTTAATTTTGTATTGTCCATATTATCAATTGTCACCATATTATTACTTTCACTTCCACTATTATTGAGTACAAAAAACTGAGTTATATGTATTTAAACTAATTTCTATCATAATCACGTAGGACAGGTCAATTTTATTTATTTAAAAGCACTTTATTGTTTATATTTACTTGTAATCAGAGAGAGACTGTCAATGATTTATTAGCTAATCAGCAGTAAATGATACCCAAGAGCTAATACAGCTCCTAACAAGCCACCCATTATAACCTCAATAGGTGTGTGTCCCAGTAATTCTATCAATCTTTCTGAAGTATGTCTCGGGTATTTTTCTGAGTATACTTCATCAACTATTTTGTTTAGAACAGCAGCCATTTTTCCGGCAGATCTTCTTAATCCTGCTGCATCATACATAACTACAAGGGCATAGCCCAATGCTATTGCGAATTCCACTGACCTATATCCATTTATAGCAGCTACACTTGTAGATAAAGCTATAACGAATGCACTATGACTACTTGGCATGCCGCCGGTTTCTGTAAGAATTTTAAAATTTATTTTTTTGTTGTGTGAATAATAAAAAATAAGTTTTAAAAATTGTGCAGCAAAAGCAGCAATAATTGCTGAAAATATTACTTCCATACCTGTATTTGCTATCATTAATTCATTACCTTCAATGCAATACTACCAGCTATCCCAACTAACAATGGTGTGTCAAGTTTATTATCTATAAGTATTTGTTGTGCCTTGGAGCATAATTGCCTGACTTCTTCTTTTGATTGACTTAATCCAAACAAAGAAGGATGGGTGCTTTTCTTCGCTATATTATCTTTACCCGGTGTTTTTCCAAGGGTTTCTTTTGTTCCAATTATATCAAGAATATCATCGGCTATTTGGAATGCATATCCTATAAGTCGTCCATATTCGGTTAATGTTTCCAATTGTGTATTTGTAGCTTCAGATAATAGGGCTCCGGATCTTAGAGCAAATTTAAATAGTTCACCAGTTTTGTGTGTGTGGATGTAATTAAATGTGGGGATATCTATTTCTTTATTTTCTGAGTCTATGTCAACAACCTGCCCGCCCACTAATCCTAATGGGCCTGCTGCTATTGCAAGTTCTTCCAGTATTTGCAATAAAGTATCTCTATTAAACTCTTTTGGTGTATGCTGAATTACAATTTGAGGTGCATATGATAATAAAGCATCTCCTGCAAGTACTGCAAATGCTTCACCAAAGACTTTGTGATTAGTTAATTTCCCACGTCTGTAATCATCATTATCCATACAAGGCAAATCGTCATGAATAAGGCTTTGAGCGTGAATCATTTCTATTGCACAAGCAGTAGGGATAACATTTTCAATATTGCCACCACAAGCTCTGGCACTTTCAAGAGCTAGAATTGGGCGGATTCTTTTGCCGTCAGATAAAGTGGTATAACCCATTGCATCCCATATTACTTGGGGATATCTTGCTTCAAGATACTTTTTTAAATGTGTGTTAATGAGTTCTTTATTTTCTTGAAGTGATTCTGCTAGGTTGAAATCTTCTTGTTGTATGATTTTCAAACGTATACCCTTTAGTTTTCCTGCTCTTGTGAATCC
It contains:
- a CDS encoding aspartate--tRNA ligase; protein product: MDNTKLTKLKTNWCGRLSGQDTGKKVSVAGWVSTVRDLGGIIFVEVRDRSGMVQIVSDPTKNPDVHKIFEQLKDEFVIQATGTVTARPAETYNPNLLTGEIEIYPDKVEILNESKLPPFIINDEQEINEDLRLKYRYLDIRRPKVKDKLILRHLITSEIRDYLNKNEFIEVETPILIKTTPEGARDYLVPSRVHPSKFYALPQSPQIFKQLLMVGGIERYYQIARCFRDEDLRADRQPEFTQVDIEMSFIDQEDIINLLEGLIIRAFKVAGIDVSCPFPRITHKEAMETYGSDRPDTRFDLKLFDVSDIMENSAFTAFADQVKAGGTVRALCAPGISGYSRKEMDDIRNLVVSFGAKGLAWITYYPDGTIKSPVLKYLSEQEIGQIQQRAQANPGDIVFLVADKPNVVFDVLGRLRLYFGNKLNLIDDSKHNLLWVVDFPMFEWDEESQRYAAVHHPFTSPNPEDITCLETDPLKCRAQAYDIVYNGNELGGGSIRIHNPEFQQKVFEILGLSKDEISEKFGFMIEAFKYGTPPHGGIALGLDRLVALVSCTSSIRDVIAFPKNSQAKCLMTDAPANASQEQLKELHIKLMPEKGNKQ